The proteins below are encoded in one region of Sulfolobus sp. A20:
- a CDS encoding formate--phosphoribosylaminoimidazolecarboxamide ligase has product MIIQTIGSHSSLQILHGAKKEGFKTAVVTDYVRKKFYENFYFIDSILGYENLDKAITQINSLGRDSILVPHGSLVEYLGKERVSKIDVKIFGNKNIFDWEANQKKKMKLLEKSNIKIPQIFDNPEEVDRLVIVKLNGAKGGKGYFLAKNKNEVKDGIRKLKEKKMINDEEKDLIIQEYVVGVPMYFQFFYSPILNRTEVFGIDIRYETNIDGLRRLPHYYLGDNLEPTFVVVGNIPAVARESLLPVALDYANNFVNTTKELVPPGMIGPFCLESIVTDSMDIVVFEFSGRIVAGTNLYVHGSPYSWLYWDEPMSMGRRIAREVKLAIDKDKLELVTT; this is encoded by the coding sequence ATGATCATACAGACAATTGGTAGCCACTCGTCTTTACAAATACTTCACGGAGCGAAAAAAGAAGGATTTAAGACAGCTGTTGTTACAGACTATGTAAGGAAGAAATTTTATGAAAATTTTTACTTCATTGATAGTATATTAGGTTATGAAAATCTTGATAAAGCTATAACACAAATCAATAGTCTAGGTAGGGACAGTATATTAGTCCCTCACGGTAGCTTGGTAGAATATTTAGGTAAGGAAAGGGTAAGTAAGATAGATGTGAAAATTTTTGGAAACAAAAATATATTTGATTGGGAAGCTAATCAAAAAAAGAAGATGAAATTATTAGAAAAATCAAATATAAAAATTCCTCAAATTTTCGATAATCCAGAGGAGGTTGATAGGTTAGTTATTGTAAAACTCAATGGTGCTAAAGGTGGTAAAGGTTACTTCTTAGCTAAAAATAAGAATGAAGTTAAAGATGGGATAAGAAAACTAAAGGAAAAGAAGATGATTAACGATGAAGAGAAAGATTTAATAATTCAAGAATATGTAGTAGGAGTTCCTATGTATTTTCAATTCTTCTATAGTCCAATTTTAAATAGAACTGAGGTATTTGGAATAGACATAAGGTATGAGACCAATATCGATGGATTAAGAAGATTACCGCATTACTACTTAGGCGATAATCTTGAGCCTACTTTTGTGGTAGTAGGTAATATTCCAGCTGTGGCTAGAGAAAGCTTGCTACCTGTCGCCTTAGACTATGCCAATAATTTCGTTAACACTACTAAGGAGTTAGTTCCCCCGGGCATGATAGGACCATTTTGCCTAGAATCAATAGTAACTGACAGTATGGATATAGTAGTTTTCGAGTTCTCTGGCAGAATAGTAGCTGGGACTAACTTATATGTGCATGGAAGTCCATACAGTTGGCTCTACTGGGATGAACCTATGAGCATGGGAAGAAGGATAGCTAGAGAGGTAAAACTAGCAATAGATAAGGATAAATTAGAGTTGGTGACAACATAA
- a CDS encoding formate--phosphoribosylaminoimidazolecarboxamide ligase family protein: MKIAALASHSALDVFDGAKDEGFETIALCKKGRERPYVEFKAIVDRYILLNDFKEITSDSVQDELTKNNVILVPNRSLAVYLGYDSLENMRVRFFGNRLMLRWEERTGEKNYYKLLEAAKIPFPKLLKPNEIDRPVIVKLPEAKRKVERGFFFAVSKDDFDNKINNLIKNGIIDDEALKSMVVEEFIFGAHFNLNYFYSPIFNRLELISIDRRIQSDWDGLYRLPADIQLKLNKIPRLIEVGHEPVTIRESLLEKVFEIGYNFVEASAKLQPPGIIGPFTLQVMVTPDLDLVVYDVAPRIGGGTNVYMGIGSQYSKFYFGKPISLGRRIAIEIKYAIINNELARVTS; this comes from the coding sequence ATGAAAATAGCAGCCTTAGCTAGTCATTCTGCCTTGGATGTTTTTGACGGAGCTAAAGATGAAGGTTTTGAAACTATAGCATTATGCAAAAAGGGGAGAGAAAGGCCTTATGTAGAATTTAAGGCAATAGTTGATAGGTATATTCTTTTGAATGATTTTAAGGAAATTACCTCAGATTCTGTTCAAGATGAGTTAACCAAAAATAATGTGATCTTAGTTCCAAACCGAAGTTTAGCGGTATATTTAGGGTATGATTCTCTGGAGAATATGAGAGTAAGATTTTTCGGAAATAGGCTAATGCTTAGATGGGAGGAGAGAACGGGAGAGAAGAATTACTATAAGTTGTTGGAAGCTGCGAAAATACCTTTCCCCAAATTGCTCAAGCCAAATGAAATTGATAGACCAGTAATAGTTAAATTACCTGAAGCTAAACGTAAAGTTGAAAGAGGGTTCTTCTTTGCTGTAAGTAAAGATGATTTTGATAATAAAATTAATAATCTTATTAAAAACGGAATTATTGATGATGAAGCATTAAAGAGTATGGTAGTTGAAGAGTTCATATTTGGAGCACACTTTAACTTAAATTATTTCTATAGCCCAATTTTTAACAGATTAGAGTTAATTAGCATAGATAGGAGAATACAAAGTGATTGGGATGGATTATATAGATTACCTGCTGATATACAGCTTAAGTTAAATAAGATACCCAGGCTTATAGAAGTCGGACATGAACCGGTAACTATTAGGGAGAGCTTATTGGAAAAAGTTTTTGAAATAGGTTATAATTTCGTAGAAGCTAGTGCAAAGCTTCAACCTCCAGGGATAATAGGACCATTTACCTTACAAGTAATGGTTACACCAGATTTAGATTTAGTAGTATACGATGTAGCTCCAAGAATAGGGGGCGGGACTAACGTATACATGGGTATAGGAAGTCAATACTCTAAGTTCTATTTTGGAAAACCTATAAGTTTAGGAAGAAGAATAGCAATAGAAATTAAATACGCTATCATAAATAATGAATTAGCCAGAGTAACGAGTTAA